A single Candidatus Polarisedimenticolaceae bacterium DNA region contains:
- a CDS encoding energy transducer TonB: MTLAEARRVLDAEEDGPEIAAVAAGFETTAHFRQPPARIALVFPGKVTSRSKVGLVAVRTCVPIATFDIPAFAARMRDRYGEPTTGAGSLDAGLMDGEAAWSDPACAIDVRAWRKGEWFDPASGAWCVEQRVVRSAEQPAASVAEAAEVPLSTPPPVPLAPPEPASAPPARVEPAVAPPSGTIGSAASATAPVLLTSVSPRYPEPLRQRRLRARVVVRATVERDGSVGAVEVVESDRPGFGLEARVIAAVRQWRYKPATQLGTPVASEIQIPFEFQ; encoded by the coding sequence ATGACGCTCGCGGAGGCCCGCCGCGTCCTCGACGCCGAGGAGGACGGCCCCGAGATCGCCGCGGTCGCCGCCGGATTCGAGACGACTGCCCATTTCAGGCAGCCCCCCGCGCGGATCGCCCTCGTCTTCCCCGGCAAGGTCACCTCCCGATCGAAGGTCGGCCTCGTCGCGGTCCGCACGTGCGTGCCGATCGCCACGTTCGACATCCCCGCATTCGCGGCCCGGATGCGCGACCGCTACGGCGAGCCCACGACCGGAGCCGGGAGCCTCGACGCCGGGTTGATGGACGGCGAAGCCGCGTGGTCGGACCCCGCCTGCGCGATCGACGTGCGCGCCTGGCGCAAGGGGGAGTGGTTCGACCCGGCCTCGGGGGCGTGGTGCGTGGAGCAGCGCGTGGTCCGCTCGGCCGAGCAGCCCGCCGCGTCGGTGGCCGAGGCCGCGGAGGTGCCGCTTTCGACTCCCCCGCCGGTGCCGCTGGCGCCTCCCGAGCCGGCGTCGGCGCCTCCCGCGCGGGTCGAACCCGCCGTCGCGCCGCCGTCCGGGACGATCGGAAGCGCCGCGTCCGCCACCGCCCCGGTGTTGCTCACGTCCGTCTCGCCGCGTTATCCCGAGCCGCTGCGCCAGCGACGTCTCCGGGCCCGGGTCGTCGTCCGCGCGACCGTCGAGCGGGACGGTTCCGTCGGCGCGGTCGAGGTCGTGGAAAGCGACCGGCCCGGTTTCGGACTCGAGGCGCGCGTCATCGCCGCCGTGCGGCAATGGCGCTACAAGCCCGCGACGCAGCTGGGGACGCCGGTCGCGTCCGAGATCCAGATCCCGTTCGAGTTCCAGTAG
- a CDS encoding Uma2 family endonuclease: MPHAPRHKLGYDDYARLPDDGKRYELLDGEVLVTPAPSPRHQQAVVKLLEVLRAHFRRGARVFVAPLDVVLSPHDVLQPDLVVVDDPSAISERAIERPPLLVVEVLSPSTEKRDRGLKLDRYAALGVRHAWLVDHEIPAIACFRLAPGSIARVVQASDVDAIVEHPDFPDLAFRLGTIQEP; encoded by the coding sequence ATGCCCCACGCACCGCGGCACAAGCTCGGGTACGACGACTACGCCCGCCTCCCTGACGACGGGAAGCGTTACGAGCTTCTCGACGGGGAGGTCCTCGTGACCCCGGCGCCGAGTCCCCGGCACCAGCAAGCCGTCGTCAAGCTCCTCGAAGTCCTGCGAGCTCACTTCCGGAGGGGCGCGCGGGTGTTCGTCGCTCCGCTCGACGTCGTCCTGAGTCCTCACGACGTCCTCCAGCCCGACTTGGTCGTCGTGGACGATCCGTCTGCGATCTCCGAACGGGCGATCGAGCGGCCCCCGCTGCTCGTCGTCGAGGTTCTCTCGCCGAGCACCGAGAAACGCGACCGCGGCCTCAAGCTCGATCGCTACGCCGCCCTCGGGGTCCGGCACGCCTGGCTCGTCGACCACGAGATCCCGGCGATCGCCTGCTTCCGGCTCGCCCCGGGGTCCATCGCGCGAGTCGTCCAAGCTTCCGACGTGGACGCCATCGTCGAGCATCCGGATTTTCCGGATCTGGCCTTCCGGCTCGGCACGATCCAGGAACCCTGA
- a CDS encoding Uma2 family endonuclease → MSHGLVRKLGYDDYARLPDDGKRYELLGGEVFVTPAPGIGHQRAVRKLCRHLDDYFGSSAEVFPAPTDVILGPHDVVQPDLVVVDDPAALSSRAVERAPLLVVEILSPGTARRDRGLKLERYATLGVRHVWLVDHEVPRWEAFRTTAGRAERVAAAEGDEAIVEHPDFPGLTLRLGTVREP, encoded by the coding sequence ATGTCGCACGGACTGGTTCGCAAACTCGGCTACGACGACTACGCCCGCCTCCCTGACGACGGGAAGCGCTACGAGCTTCTCGGCGGGGAGGTCTTCGTGACCCCGGCCCCCGGCATCGGTCACCAGCGCGCGGTCCGAAAACTCTGCCGTCACCTCGACGATTACTTCGGCTCGTCGGCGGAGGTTTTCCCCGCCCCAACCGACGTGATCCTCGGCCCCCACGACGTCGTGCAGCCCGACCTCGTGGTCGTGGATGACCCGGCGGCCCTTTCGAGTCGTGCCGTCGAACGCGCGCCGCTGCTCGTGGTCGAGATCCTCTCGCCGGGCACCGCCCGCCGGGACCGCGGTCTCAAGCTCGAGCGGTACGCCACCCTCGGGGTACGGCACGTCTGGCTGGTCGACCACGAGGTGCCTCGATGGGAGGCGTTCCGGACGACGGCCGGTCGCGCCGAACGCGTCGCCGCCGCCGAGGGGGACGAGGCGATCGTCGAGCACCCGGACTTTCCCGGCCTGACGCTGCGTCTCGGGACCGTCAGGGAGCCCTGA
- a CDS encoding TetR/AcrR family transcriptional regulator, whose translation MARPNRSAEKRETLLPILAEAFGGVGYRKATTAELARRCGVQETILYRLWPDKKAMFLASIDHVFERSMSIWGTLLEAADAKATGAERILAHEAVHHGEFGLYRVLFTGLDEVDDDEVREHLRQTYRRFQRYIRDRIAEHRERRGLRGGVDPEAAAWAILGLGTIASIGREVGLLTTTARKDLLRDVGRVLLEGR comes from the coding sequence ATGGCACGACCGAACCGATCCGCCGAGAAACGCGAGACGCTCCTCCCCATCCTGGCCGAGGCGTTCGGGGGGGTGGGGTACCGCAAGGCGACGACCGCGGAGCTCGCGCGGCGGTGCGGGGTGCAGGAGACGATCCTCTACCGCCTCTGGCCCGACAAGAAGGCGATGTTCCTGGCCTCGATCGATCACGTCTTCGAGCGGTCGATGTCGATCTGGGGAACGCTCCTCGAGGCCGCCGACGCGAAGGCGACGGGTGCCGAGCGGATCCTCGCGCACGAGGCGGTCCACCACGGCGAGTTCGGCCTGTACCGCGTGTTGTTCACGGGCCTCGACGAGGTGGACGATGACGAGGTTCGCGAGCACCTGCGTCAGACGTACCGGCGGTTCCAGCGCTACATCCGCGACCGCATCGCCGAGCACCGCGAGCGGCGCGGCCTTCGCGGCGGCGTCGATCCCGAGGCGGCCGCCTGGGCGATCCTCGGCCTTGGCACGATCGCGAGCATCGGGCGCGAGGTGGGGCTGCTCACGACGACGGCACGGAAAGACCTGTTGCGCGACGTGGGTCGCGTCCTACTGGAGGGAAGATGA
- a CDS encoding Uma2 family endonuclease, whose translation MPHAPPHKLGYDDYARLPDDGKRYELLDGEVFVTPAPNTAHQRAARRIFRHLDAYFADRAEIFWAPTDVILGPHDVLQPDLVVVDDPTSVSERGIERAPLLVVEILSPSTQRRDRTLKLRRYAALGVGHVWLVDYEIPAIECVRPRGGDAERIVHLEGRDTVVEHPDFPGLSFRLGTIQEP comes from the coding sequence ATGCCCCACGCGCCGCCGCACAAACTCGGGTACGACGACTACGCCCGCCTCCCTGACGACGGGAAGCGCTACGAGCTTCTCGACGGGGAGGTCTTCGTGACCCCGGCGCCGAATACCGCGCACCAGAGGGCGGCCCGCAGGATCTTCCGTCACCTCGACGCGTACTTCGCGGATCGCGCCGAGATCTTCTGGGCGCCGACGGACGTGATCCTCGGACCCCACGACGTCCTCCAGCCGGACCTGGTCGTGGTGGACGACCCCACCTCGGTTTCGGAGCGCGGCATCGAGCGCGCTCCGCTCCTCGTCGTGGAGATCCTCTCGCCTTCCACGCAGCGGCGTGACCGCACGCTCAAGCTTCGGCGCTACGCCGCCCTCGGGGTCGGGCACGTCTGGCTCGTGGACTACGAGATCCCCGCGATCGAGTGCGTCCGGCCCCGCGGGGGCGACGCCGAACGGATCGTCCATCTGGAAGGACGCGATACGGTCGTCGAGCACCCGGATTTCCCCGGTCTTTCCTTCCGGCTGGGGACGATTCAGGAACCCTGA